Genomic DNA from Gemmatimonadales bacterium:
TTGCTCCGCCGGGCGATCAGCTCGGCCACCGTCAGGCGTGGCACATCGAGCAGTTGGTTCTCCTGCATCCACTCGTCGTTGAACACCTTGGACAGGTAGCGCTCGCCGGTATCGCACAGAATGGTGACGATGCAGGCCTCCGGATCATCCACTTCGCGGGCCAGTTCGAGCGCGAGCTGAACGTTGAGGCCCGCGCTGCCGCCAACCAGCATCCCCTCCTCGCGCGCCAGGCGCCGCGCCATGCCGAGTGCGTCCCGATCGGACGCCTGCCGGAACTCGTCGATATAGTCCCACCAGATCGTGGTCGGGATCTTGTCGCCCCCAATTCCTTCGACCTTGTAGGGACGCCCCTCGACCTTGGCGCCGGTTTTGTGTCCCGTATAGATGGAGCCAATCGGATCGCCGGCGATGATGCGGATGGCGGGGTTCTTCTCTTTGAGGTACTTGCCGACGCCACTGACCGTCCCCCCGGTACCTGCGCCGGCGACGAAGTGGGTGACGCGCCCCGCCGTCTGCTCCCAGATCTCGGGGCCGGTGGTGCGGTAGTGGGACTCGGGATTGCTCTGGTTGTAGAACTGATTGGCCAGGATAGCGCCCGGCGTATCGCGGGTGATCTGCTTGGCCTTGTTGATGTAGTGATCCGGGTGATCGGGCGGCACAGCCGTTGGTGTAATGACGACTTCGGCGCCAAACGCCTTGAGCAGCCGGACCTTTTCCTGCGACATCTTGTCGGGCATGGTGAAGATGCAGTGATACCCTTTGAGCGCAGCCGCGATGGCAAGTCCGACACCGGTGTTGCCGGAGGTACCCTCCACCACGGTGCCTCCAGGTCTGAGCTCGCCGTTGACTTCGGCCGCCGTGATGATGTCGAGACCGATGCGATCCTTGACCGACCCGCCCGGGTTGGCGTATTCCGCCTTGCCGTAAATGGGGGTTCGGATGCCGTGACCAATCCGGCCCAGCCGGATCAGGGGCGTCCATCCGATGGTGTCGATGACCGATTCATAGGGGGTGCGATGTTGGGGCGAACTCATGGAACGGGGCCTCCGGTCGGGGGCGCTCGGAAATTGATCGGCTGGAGAAAGCGGGTGGCTGTCGGAGTCCCGTCGCGCAGCGCCGGGGCAAAGCGCAGCTTGCTGGCAGACTCGAGCGCGGCGGAGTCGAGCGCGGGATACCCGCTCGATTCGTAGATCGCGGTCGATTCAGGCACGATTCGGCCCGCCGTATCAGCAAACAGCCGCAGCATCACGGTGCCACCGATGCGCTGGGCGGCCGGGCCCTCGGGATAGACGATGGCCGGATTGGCATCGAGGGCCACCGGAGTCTCGTCGCGCCGGATGGCACTTGGCCGATCCGCAGGAAGCGTAAGTCCGGGTGCCGCCTCGCGCTGGCACCCGACCGCGACCGCGAGCAGCGCGATACCGAGCCAGCGCATGACTAGGAGGTCTCCGAGCCGAGCTGCCGCTTCAGATCGGCGAGCCGATTGAGCGCCTCGAGCGGCGTCAGCGAATCGAGATCGAGCGTTTCAATGGCGCGTCGAATCGGATCCGGGGGAGCCGGCGCTCCAGGCTTCGCAGGTCTTTGCTTCCGGTGTGCTCCCGGATCGCCGAACAGGCCAAGCTGACCCTCATCGATTCGGGCGGCTTCACCGGGGACCATCCGGTGTTCGCTTTCGAGCGTGAGGAGCACCTCGCCGGCCCGGGCTACCACAGTGCCGGGGAGCCCGGCAAGCTGGGCAACATGGATGCCGTACGAGCGATCGGTTCCACCCGCCACAAGCCGGTGCAGGAAGACCACGGTATCGCCCGTTTCCTTGACGGCAACGTTCATGTTACGGGCGTGGGCCAGTCGTTCCGGGAGCTGCATCAGCTCGTGGTAATGAGTCGCGAACATGGTTTTGCAGCCGACCCGGTCGTGCAGGTGCTCAGTGACAGCCCAGGCAATCGCCACCCCGTCATAGGTCGAGGTGCCCCGGCCGATTTCGTCGAGCAGGACGAGACTCCGGGCAGTGGCGCTGTGCAGGATGGCGCTGGTTTCGCTCATCTCGACCATGAAGGTCGACTGACCGCGCGCCAGGTTATCGCTGGCTCCGAGCCGGGTGAACAGTCGGTCGACCGTCCCGATGCTTGCTGCGGTGGCCGGGAGGAAGGAGCCAAGCTGGGCCATCACGACCACCAGACCGATCTGGCGCAGAATGGTCGACTTGCCTGCCATGTTGGGACCGGTCACGAGCTGGACTCGACTGGCGGCATCCAGGTGAACATCGTTCGGGATAAACGACTCCCGAGGCATCAGGCGCTCGATGACCGGGTGCCGACAAGCGGTCAGGGTCAGATCGAATCCTTCGTCGACCGTGGGGCGGACGTAGCGATACTGCACCGCCAGCTCGGCCAGCCCAGTCCAGACATCGAGGTGGGCGAGAACTGCGGCGCTTCGCTGGATCCGCGCGATGGCCGCGCCGACCTGACTCCGGAGAGCGCCGAACAGCTCCGCTTCGCGAGCCACCATCCGCTCCTCCGCACCGAGCACCTTGGCCTCGTACTGCTTGAGCTCCGGGGTAACGTAGCGCTCAGCGGTGGCCAGGGTCTGGCGCCGTTCGTAGTCGGGCGGAATCCGGGCCGAGTGGGTTCGGGTGACCTCGATGAAATAGCCGAAGACCTTGTTGTAGCCGATCTTGAGCGAGGCGATTCCGGTGCGCTCCCGCTCGCGCTGCTGGATCGAGGCGATGTACTGTTTGCCGCCGTCCCGGAGCTCGCGCGACTCATCCAACTCGGTGTCGAACCCGGCCCGGATCACCCCTCCATCGGCAGGATTGACGGGTGGACGGTCTTCCAGCGCGGCCTCGAGTTCGGTGGTGAGATCCTCGAGCAGGTCGAGCTCGGCGGACAGGCTGGCAAACGGGTGCGTTGCGGCGCTGCCGGGTGGAGTCAGCCCTGCCAGCGCGGCGGCAATACGCGGCAAGCGCTTGAAGGAATCTCGCAAGGCGCCGAGTTCGCGGGGGTTGGCTCGCCCGGCTGCGGCCCGTCCGGCGAGCCGTTCCAGGTCGCGGACCCCGTCGAGGGCTTCGCGGGCATCGGCACGGGCGTTGGGGAGCCGGACGCCGCTGGCCACCGCATCGAGCCGGCGATTGATCTCGGCACCGTCCCGCAGCGGTGAAAGAATCCACTGGCGCAGCAACCGGGCGCCCATCGGTGTCATGGTTGCGTCGAGCGTCTCGAGCAGGGTGACGCCCTTGGTGCCAGCGCGCAGCGGCTCAACCAACTCCAGATTGCGCCGGGTCATCTCATCGAGCCAGAGATAACGGTCGGAGCGGCGGATGGTCGGACGTCGCAGGTGGGCAATGCCGCCGGGCTGGAGTTCGCTCAGATAGCGCAGCAGGGCACCCGAGGCGCCGACGGCCGGGCCGTCGTCCGCCTCGATGCCCAAGCCATCGAGGGAGGCCAGGCCAAAGCGTCGGGTCAGCTCCTCACTTGCCAGCTCCGCATCGAACTCCCAGGCGTCGCGGAGCGTCTGCATAACATCGGTTGCGGTCAGCGCGTCGGCCACCGTCACGACTTCGGCTGGGGCCAGCCGACCGAGGGCTTCGTCGATCCGGGCTCGGGGCGTCGTTTCGAGCAGGAACTCACCGGTCGACAAGTCGATCGCGGCCAGGCCGGCCGGACCGTCGGGCCGGTGCCGGTCGCCCGGGTGCAGTGCGACCAGGAAGTTGTTGCGTCCGCCGGGAAGCCAGTCCTCTTCCAGGAGGGCACCAGGCGTGACCGTCTCTACGACTTCACGGCGGACGATGCCTTTGGCCTTCTTGGGGTCTTCGACCTGTTCGCAGATAGCGACCCGATGCCCCGCAGCGACCAGCTGCCGCAGGTAGTCTGCGGCCGCCTTGACCGGCACACCAGCCAGCGGAACGCCGTCGCCGCGCGCGGTCAGCGTGATGTTGAGGAGGCGCGCCGCAACTTCGGCGTCATCGAAGAACATCTCGTAGAAATCGCCCATCCGGAAGAAGAGAATCTTGTCGCGGTGGCGCGACTTGATCTCCTGGTACTGCCGGAGGAGCGGGGTGCCGTCGGTCACGGATGCGGTCACGGGTCCGCGACGATGAAGGGCTGCCCGCCGAGCTGAGATCGAATCCGGGCCAGGGCCTGGTTGGCCAGGGCGCGGGTGGCGAACGGGCCGGCGCGGACCTTGAAAAACCCGCCCTCGTGGACGACGGTTGATTCGTAGCCCAGGCCCTTGAGTCGCGTGACCTGCTGGTTGGCGGCGGCCTGGTTCGGTGCCGCAATCACCTGCACGCGGAAGCCGCCTCGCGCCGGTGCGGCGGTCGGGGGCCGGGCGGGCGCCGGTGCCGGGGCGGTCGGACTGACCGTCGTGGTTTCGACCGGTGCGGCGGGGTCGACACCTTGGGCCTGAATCGATCCGCAGCGCTGCTTCTGGAACTCGAGCTGGTTGCGCAGCTCGATGTCGTCGGGTCGCGCAGTCAAGCCGATATCGGCCAGCCGGCAGGCCTCGACGCCGTTGCGCAGGTCGCCCGCGGCGCGGGCGCCCCAGAACGCTGCCATCGCGCGGAGCGGGCTCGATGGATAATCGGCCAGCAGGCGGCTGACTTGGGAGACCGATGCGCCCGGGTTGCCGCTGGCGTACTCGACCTGGGCCAGCAGCAGGAGGGCATCGTCGGCCCATTCGGAGGTCGAGTACTCCACGATGACGCGGCGGAGCGCGATGCGCCGATCGAACTCCGTGGCGGCGACGATGCCGGAAGTGTAGAGCGCCTCGGCGTAGAGGTTGTCGACCGGGTCGGTGCGGTCGAGCAGCGCCCGAACCGCGGCGCGAGCGGAATCGGCGTGCCCGTCCTGTGCCAGCTGAACTGCGGCAATCAGCTGCGGATTGGTCTGGGCGCTGGTGGCCGTCGGCGTCAGGCCGACCGCCAGGATCAGTGCGAGAACGCCGAGCAGCGTCAGGCGGCGCGTTGCCATGGCACGGACATCTCCATCACGAGGTCGAACAGTATGGAACCTTCGTCGGACACGGAGGTGTTCTTGAGGCGCTCATCGGCACGGCGAAGCGCAGCAAGGGCCAGTTCGATCCGGTTCCTGCTCCAGTCGGGGGCGAGCCGACTCCACTGAGCCGACGCCGCATCATAGGAGACGCGGGCCGGGCGGGCGCGAAAGAGCGACCCTTTGACAGCCTGAACCAGCGCGGAGGAGCGGGCCCCCCGATCGTAGTGGGCTCGCGCGAGCCCCACGCCGACGATGCTGGTTCCCAGGAGGGTTACCAGTGAAACCCCTGACACTCCGGACTGGGCCAGCAGGTGGGGAATCATGCTGGCGGCGGCGCCGGCTTCGCCGCGCAGCACGGCATCGCGCCAATCGTACTGGGTTTCGCCGTGTCGCACTCCCAGAAAATCGGAGACCCGTTCGACGGTGAGCGGATCGGTCGCACTGAGCCCGGCCAGCTTGTCCAGCTCGCTCCGCAGGGCTGCCAGGCTGGCGTCGGTCACGCGCACCATGTGGAGCGCGGCCTCATCTTCCAGGCTGAGACCGAGACGCTCGGCTTGGAGCAACAACCACTTCTTGGCGCGCTCAGGGGGCAGCGGGTCGGCCGACACCGCCAGGGTGCGTCTTGCCAACTCGGCATCGGCGTCGGCGTCGGTCGACCCCTGCACCAATATCAGAATCGTTTCGGGTGCCGGTCGTTCGAGGTACCTGAGCACGGCGGTCTTGGCTTTGGCGCGCTTGGCCCAGCTTTCGACGTCGCGGATGATCACCACCCGCCGGTCGGACATCATCGGCAGGGTGTTGCAGAGCGTCTCGGCGTCCTCAGGATCGAGAGTTGCGGCGGACCGCTGATCGAAATTGAAATCCTTGAGCGACGGATCGAGGGCACGGGACACCAGCTCGCCGATGGCCTCCTCCTTGAGCACATCCTCGGTGCCGTGGAGGTAGAGCGCCGTCGGGAACTCGCCCTTTCGGAGCGCCTTGAAGAGCTGATCGAACCCCTGGGTTGCCATGAACCGTCCCGCGCATACGTGCCCGACAGATCGAAGCCGGAATCTAAGCCCGATCCGAGCCCGGGACGAGGCGACCTGCGGGGCTTCAGGCGCGCAAGAAGCTCTGCACGAACATCAAGGCGGTCAACGACTTGGCATCTCGGATCCCGCGAGCACGAATCATCTGTCCGACGGCGGACCAGCGAAACTCGTGAACCGTGATGAACTCGTCGGCCTCCGGGGCTGCCTCGGCCGGTGTCAGGTCGGTGGCCAGGTAGAGATGAATCGATTCGTCCGTGAAGCCGGGTGCCGTGAAGATCTGGGTCAGACTGGTCAGAGTTCCGGCTTGGTAGCCGGCCTCTTCGATCAGTTCGCGATGGGCGCAGGCCTCGGGCGCTTCGCCCGGGGACAGCGTCCCGGCCGGGATTTCCCAGATATAGCCGTCCGCAGCATGGCGGAATTGTCTGATCAGGAGAATCCTGGGATCAGGGTCGGTCACCGGGTCGAGCATGGGAATCACGGCCGCGGCTCCCGGATGCCGGATCGTGTCGAGGGTGCCCTGGGTACCGTTGGGAAACTGGACCTGGTCGACATCGACGGCGATAACCCGTCCGGTATGAACCCGAGTGGATTTGATCAGCATAGAAGTAGTGTTAACTACCACTCACATTAGAGGATGGTTCGAAGCCAAATGTATGGAATCTTGAGTGTTTCGAGCAGGAGATAGCGGATCTCGCGGGCACTGCCGGGTACGATCGGGCTCAGCGTCACGGGGGACGTATAGGCCGTCAGCCCGACCCGATAGGCCTCGAGCCGGAGCCGGCCCAGGTGGAAGCCGTCGCTGACGAGCAGGACCGAGCTGATCCGGGCCTGGTCTGCCCAGTCACCGAGCGCGCGGATCGAGGCTTCGGTCGACTGGCCCTGGGGTAGTTCGACGATGACCGCTTCGGGAATTCCGGCAGCCACCAAAGACCGCCGCTGCACTCGGGCCTCGCTCTCACTGTCGCCCGGGTGGGTTCCGCCGGTGACGACGATCGAAGGGGCGAGCCCTTCGCCGAAGAGCGCGTAGGCGTGGTCGATCCGGGCCTGCAGCACCGGTGAGGGGCGCCCGTTGTAGTGGGCCGCGCCCAGGACCACGATGGCCCCGGCCGCTCGACGCTGATCGACTCGGCTGGCGCGCCAGATCCACGCAAAAATGCCCAGGTAGCAGATGCCGGCGGCCAGGATGGCGCGCCAGACCCAGCGGAGCGGCGACCGGCGACGACGACTCACAGCACAAACGACTCGCCCAGGCGCGGGATAGTGACCTCACCGACGCCGTTCTCGAGCAGCAAGGTACGCATGGCCTCCGCAGCTTCCGGTTCGCCATGGACCACGAAGGCGCGCCGGACCGGACCGCCCAGGGCTTTGACCCAGTCGCGCAGTTCGTTCCGATCGGCGTGGGCCGAGTAGCCTCCGATGGTCTCGATCTCGGCGCGGCGGACTACGGTTTCGCCGAAGACTTTGACTTCGGTCGCCCCGTCCTGGAGGCGACGGCCCAGCGTGTGTTCCGCCTGGAAGCCGATGAACAGCACCAGGTTGCGATGATCGCCCAGGTGGTTGCCGAGGTGATGCAGAATGCGCCCGGCCTCCGCCATCCCGGATGCCGAGATAATGATGGCTGGCCCGACCAGGCTGTTGAGCCGCTTCGAGTCCTTCACGTCCCGGACATACTGCAGCAAGGGGAAATCGAAGATGCTCTCCATTCGTTCGACCAGCTTTTCTCGCCGATCGAACACCTCAGGATGCATTCGGAAGACCGTCGTGGCGTCGACCGCCAGGGGGCTGTCGACGAACACCGGCAGGTGCGGGATGGCGCCGGCGCGGTAGAGCTGGTGGATCGAGTAGACCACTTCCTGGGTCCGGCCGACCGCAAAGGCCGGGATCAGGATCTTGCCGCCCCGTGCCGCCACGCGTCGGATGGTCTCGCCCAGGTGTTGCTCGGCCTGATCGGTCGATTCGTGATCGCGGTTGGCGTAGGTCGACTCGATGATCAAGGTATCGACGGGCCCTACCGGTGGATCCGGATCGCGGATGATCGGCAGGTTCTTGCGGCCGATGTCTCCCGAGAACACCAGCCGGTGGCCGCCGTCCTCGGTGATCCGGATGTTGACCGAGGCGGAGCCCAGAATGTGTCCGGCGTCGGTGAATTCGAACGCCAGATGCTTGCGCAGGTGATTGATGCGTCGGTAGGGTTGTCCGACGATCAGGTCTTGCACAGCAATCGCATCGGCCAGATTGTAGAGCGGCTGGCTCTCGACCCCCAATGTCTTGCCGCGCCGCGCGAGATACTCCGCATCCTTCATCTGAATGTGTGCAGAGTCGGGCAGCATGATGGCGCAGAGGTCGCGCGAGGCGGGCGTCGCATAGATCGGCCCGTGAAAACCATGCCGGACCAGGAGCGGCAGGCGGCCGGCGTGGTCGATGTGGGCGTGACTCAGAATGATGGCGTCGATGCGCCGCGGATCGAACGGCAGCTCGGCATTCTTCCTGGCCGCTTCGGCCCGGCGTCCCTGGAAGAGCCCTGCGTCGAGGAGAAAACGGCCGCCGGCCGCCTCGAGAAGATGCATCGAGCCGGTCACCTCACCGGCGGCGCCCCAGAACGTCAGGCGAATCCCGCTCACTCGCTACCTCGTGTCGTCAGAAGATCAGGTCCAACCCCGTTCAGCGGGTACCGAACAGCCGATCGCCAGCATCACCCAGGCCGGGCAGGATGTAGGCCACCTCGTTGAGCTGGCGATCGAGGGCCGCCGCAAAGACGGCAACATCCGGATGCGCAGCGCCAAGAGCCCTGACTCCCTCGGGCGCCGCTACCAGGCAGAGTAGCCGGATCCGGGTGGCGCCGCTCCGCTTCAGTTGAGTCACGGCGGCAATGGCCGATCCGCCCGTGGCCAGCATCGGATCGAGGACGTAGATGTCGCGCGCCTCGTCGGCCGGCCCTTTGAAATAGTAGCTGACCGGTTCGAGCGTCTCGTGATCCCGATAGAGACCGATATGTCCCACCCGGGCCGAGGGGATCAAATGCAAGATTCCGTCCACCATCCCCAATCCGGCTCGGAGGATGGGTACCAGCATCAGCTTTTTGCCGGCCACCCGGGTTCCGGTCATCGGTTCCAGGGGGGTGGTGACCTCGACGGGTTCCGTCGGCAGGTCGCGGGTGACCTCGTAGGTCATCAGCATCGCGATTTCGCCCAGGAGCTGGCGAAAGTTCTTGGTTGCCGTGGCGCGATCCCGCATGATGGTCAGCTTGTGCCGGATCAGCGGATGGTCCAGCACCGTCAGATTGGGATGCTCGGGATGGGGCATTCCGGGAATATACCGATGCATTCCGACCGTGGTGTGGCCGAATCTCGGAACCCGGCCTGGCCAGGCGGCGCAATTCTGGCAGGGTGGCGGACAGCGTCATTTGCCGCCAACTTCTGGGAATCCGTCTGTCCGTCCGTGCCAGGTACAAGGAGGTCGATCATGGCCGCTCGTCTCGTTGCCGCCATCTTGAGCGGAGCCGTGGTGCTCCCGGTGGCAGCCCAGCCCAACCCGTTCAAGCTTCCGGAAAGCCGCGTCAGGGCGACGGTGGCGTATCAGCTGAGCGGCGATCAAACTGGCACCGCGCAGGTGGCGATCGATGGCAACCGCTTCATGAGCAGATCCGATGCGACCATGAAGATCATGGGCCGGTCCGAGAAGTCGGCAACCTGGTCGCTCATGACGTCTGATTCGATGTACACTGCCGATCTCGACAAGCGCGAGGGCTATGTCGGTCCGAACCTGCTGCCCTACTATGCCAAGGCTTACGATGCGCTCGACGGTGCCGGGAAGCGCCGCTTTCATGACAACGTGGCGGAAATGGGCGCGATGATGTCGAAAGTCTTCGACATCAAATCCTTCGGTGCGGTAGGCGAGAAGCGCGGCGAGCGGACGATTGCGGGCGAAGTTTGCGAGGATCACGTGTTCGGCGGCTTTGTGACCTGCTCGATGAAAAAGGCACCCCAGATTGCGCTGCACACCAAGGGAAGTGTGATCTGCTTCGAGATGGAACAGACCGCGACTTCCGTGTCGCTCGCGGCTCCGGCAGCCGAGGCGTTTGCCGCCCCGGCCGGGATCAGCTTCAAGCGAATGCCGGGAACGGAGAATCCGGATTCCGCGGCTCGCGGCTTCGTTGGTTACCTGGCAAGCGAGGGACTGGCCGATTCGCTTCAGGCCGCCAAAGCCCAGTTGGATAAGGCCAAAGCCGACGCGGCTGCCAAGGGCCAGCCGACCGAGCTGACCCCCGAACAGCAGGCCCAGATGAAGCAGGCCTGCGAGTTCATCAAGAATGTCGATGTGGGTCAGGTCATGGCCAATGCCCTCAGTTCGTTTGCGGACGAGCTCAAGCAGGAAGCGGTCAACGCGGCTAAGGACGCCGCGAACGATGCGGCGCGCGACGCCAAGGACGACGCCAAGCGCAAGGTGCGCGGCATGATCCGTCGCCCGCGGGTGCCCTGAGCACGCGGATGCCTCGCAGGCTCCTCCTCCTCGGAGCGCTGCTGGCGTTCGGGGTGGAGGACGCCGCGTCGCAGCGGCGGTCGCGGTGGGGCGTCGAGCCTGAGCCGAACATCGGCTACGACGGCCGCTACACCTTCGTGCGGCTTCGCTACGGACCAAACGGTCCGGCGGGTTGGGCCTACGACTACCCGGCGATGGAACGCAACTTCATGACCATCCTGGCCGATCTCACCACGGCCGATCCACACATTCGGCGCAGCAACATCTTCGACATGGATGACCCCGAGCTGTTCAAATTCTCGGTGGCCTACCTCTCGGAACCGGGGTACTGGGTCCCGACCGATGCCGAAGCCGCCGGCCTGCGCAACTGGCTCGGCAAGGGCGGGTTTCTCATCGTTGACGACTTTCTGCTGGGGCAGTGGGTCAACTTCGAGCGTTCGATGCGGCGAGTGCTTCCGTTTGCGCAGATCGTGCCGCTCGAGGTGTCGCATCCGATCTTCAACGCATTTTTCCGGATCGGGACCCTCGACGGGATGACCCACCCGTCCAGTCGGCATGCCAAGGCGCAATATCTCGGCATCTATGAGAACAACGACCCGACCCGACGGTTGCTCGCGATCATCAACTACAACAATGATATCGGCGATTACATGGAGTGGTCGGGCGAGGGCTGGTACCCGGTCAACCTGTCCAACGACGCCTACAAGCTGGCGACCAACTACATCGTATACGCTCTGACACACTGACGCCCTGAAGGTGCGAACCCCGCGTCCTGCGGGCATCTGCCCGCGGGGGCGGGTGTGTGTTGCTGGCGGGGTTCGCAGGGCGTGAGCCAATCGACGCGAGATATCCGAGAAGAGGGACTCCGCCGCGCCGAACGACGGGCCCTGCTACCGCAGGACCATGCGTACCGAGTCGATCGCGCCGTCGCTTCGCGACGGATCGAGGTCCAGGAGCTGCGCCATCAGCGCGTAGACATGAACGCTCTGGAACGGTGGTACGACGACACCCGACCGGAAGGATGGACCGGCAGCGACAAAGACCCCCGCCATGGAAGCCAGCAGGTTGTCGTAGCCGTGGTTGCCCCGATTGGTCACAGGTCTCGTCTTCCAGCGTTCCCGGGTGCCGATGGTCCAACCCTCGTCGGCAATCGCAATCAGCGGACTGATTCGGGGATGTGAGCGGAAGCGATAGCGTTCGGGCATCTCCTCCCGTCGATAGACCGTCAGGTGAGGATGTGCCGAACGCAGTGCGTGATAGACCGAGTCGCGCCGCCCGGGCGCGGGATCGAGTGTCGTGACCGGCTCCAAGTCGATGATCTCGGTTGGTGCCAGCGCGACATAGTCATCGAGATAGATGACGCGCTCGGGTGAAATCGCGGCCATACCATGATCGGAGACGAAGATCAGATTGGCGCGTTCGATCAGCCCACGCTCGGCCAGCCCGTCGATGAGCGCACCGATCGCCGCGTCGAGCGCCGCCGCTGCCGAATCGACGGCCGGGTGCACCGGACCGTGACGGTGCCCGGTCACATCGACCCCGTTGAGATAGAGGGTGACGAACTGCGGGCGCTGAGGCAGAGGGAGGTCGAGCCACGCCAGCACCTGGACGACCCGCTCGAGTTCGCTGACCCGCGGGTCGAAGTCGCGCCAGTACGACGGGCGCCGCCCTCGGTAGGCGATTTCAGAGCCGACCCAGAACATCGTGGCGGCCCGCCGGCCTTGCCGTTCGGCCGTGATCCAGATCGGCTCGGCGGCGTCCCACCATCCCGGCTTTCGGTTGACGGCCGTATCCGCTGTCGTGAAGCGTCCGAGCTGCGGGTCGACCATGACGCTGCCCACGATGCCGTGATGCTCCGGATACAGTCCGGTTGCCAGCGTGAACAGGTTGGGGAACGTTTTGGTGGGGAAGGCAGGGATCAAGCGTTCGGCCCGCACTCCTTGCGCAGCAAGCTGCTTGAGTCGGACGACCCCGGGCCGCTCGAGATCGCTCGGATGAAAGCCGTCGAGCGCGATCAGCAGCACCAGTCGCTCGCCGAGTTCTGGCGTCGTGTCGCGCGCCGCAGGTCGGGTGCATCCAGCCAGCAGCGCGGTGATGACCAAGAGCAGCAACGATCGCATCGGCAGGAAGATGGCGGCCGGGTCGGTGGTGAGCCAGGCCCGTCGCATGGCCGTGACGGGCGTGTTGCCGTATTGTTCAGGGGTCCGCTCATTCACGCTCATCCGTTCTCGAGGACTGTACCCGATGGCCCCACTCGCCACTCGACTGACCTTGTCGCTTGCCGTTGCCGCCTCGTTGCTCGCGGGCTGCGCGCAGGCGCCGCAATACGATATCGTGCTCAAGGGGGGCCGCGTGCTGGACCCGGCCTCCGGTCTCGATGCGGTCCGGGACGTCGGCATCCTGGGCGACTCCATCGCCGCGATCTCTGAAAAGGCGCTTCAAGGTGCCACCGTGGTCGACGTCACCGGCCTGGTGGTTGCCCCCGGGTTCATCGACCTGCACGCCCATGGTCAGACCCCCGGCGATATGGCCTTTCAGGCACAGGACGGGGTGACGACCGCGATCGACATGGAAACCGGCGCTTATCCGGTGGCCGGCTGGTACAAGTCGATGGAAGGACGGGCGCGCCTCAACTACGGCGCCACCGTTGGCCACATCCCAGCTCGCTTTGCGGTGC
This window encodes:
- the holA gene encoding DNA polymerase III subunit delta, yielding MATQGFDQLFKALRKGEFPTALYLHGTEDVLKEEAIGELVSRALDPSLKDFNFDQRSAATLDPEDAETLCNTLPMMSDRRVVIIRDVESWAKRAKAKTAVLRYLERPAPETILILVQGSTDADADAELARRTLAVSADPLPPERAKKWLLLQAERLGLSLEDEAALHMVRVTDASLAALRSELDKLAGLSATDPLTVERVSDFLGVRHGETQYDWRDAVLRGEAGAAASMIPHLLAQSGVSGVSLVTLLGTSIVGVGLARAHYDRGARSSALVQAVKGSLFRARPARVSYDAASAQWSRLAPDWSRNRIELALAALRRADERLKNTSVSDEGSILFDLVMEMSVPWQRAA
- the mutS gene encoding DNA mismatch repair protein MutS, with translation MTASVTDGTPLLRQYQEIKSRHRDKILFFRMGDFYEMFFDDAEVAARLLNITLTARGDGVPLAGVPVKAAADYLRQLVAAGHRVAICEQVEDPKKAKGIVRREVVETVTPGALLEEDWLPGGRNNFLVALHPGDRHRPDGPAGLAAIDLSTGEFLLETTPRARIDEALGRLAPAEVVTVADALTATDVMQTLRDAWEFDAELASEELTRRFGLASLDGLGIEADDGPAVGASGALLRYLSELQPGGIAHLRRPTIRRSDRYLWLDEMTRRNLELVEPLRAGTKGVTLLETLDATMTPMGARLLRQWILSPLRDGAEINRRLDAVASGVRLPNARADAREALDGVRDLERLAGRAAAGRANPRELGALRDSFKRLPRIAAALAGLTPPGSAATHPFASLSAELDLLEDLTTELEAALEDRPPVNPADGGVIRAGFDTELDESRELRDGGKQYIASIQQRERERTGIASLKIGYNKVFGYFIEVTRTHSARIPPDYERRQTLATAERYVTPELKQYEAKVLGAEERMVAREAELFGALRSQVGAAIARIQRSAAVLAHLDVWTGLAELAVQYRYVRPTVDEGFDLTLTACRHPVIERLMPRESFIPNDVHLDAASRVQLVTGPNMAGKSTILRQIGLVVVMAQLGSFLPATAASIGTVDRLFTRLGASDNLARGQSTFMVEMSETSAILHSATARSLVLLDEIGRGTSTYDGVAIAWAVTEHLHDRVGCKTMFATHYHELMQLPERLAHARNMNVAVKETGDTVVFLHRLVAGGTDRSYGIHVAQLAGLPGTVVARAGEVLLTLESEHRMVPGEAARIDEGQLGLFGDPGAHRKQRPAKPGAPAPPDPIRRAIETLDLDSLTPLEALNRLADLKRQLGSETS
- a CDS encoding SPOR domain-containing protein, whose product is MATRRLTLLGVLALILAVGLTPTATSAQTNPQLIAAVQLAQDGHADSARAAVRALLDRTDPVDNLYAEALYTSGIVAATEFDRRIALRRVIVEYSTSEWADDALLLLAQVEYASGNPGASVSQVSRLLADYPSSPLRAMAAFWGARAAGDLRNGVEACRLADIGLTARPDDIELRNQLEFQKQRCGSIQAQGVDPAAPVETTTVSPTAPAPAPARPPTAAPARGGFRVQVIAAPNQAAANQQVTRLKGLGYESTVVHEGGFFKVRAGPFATRALANQALARIRSQLGGQPFIVADP
- a CDS encoding pyridoxal-phosphate dependent enzyme codes for the protein MSSPQHRTPYESVIDTIGWTPLIRLGRIGHGIRTPIYGKAEYANPGGSVKDRIGLDIITAAEVNGELRPGGTVVEGTSGNTGVGLAIAAALKGYHCIFTMPDKMSQEKVRLLKAFGAEVVITPTAVPPDHPDHYINKAKQITRDTPGAILANQFYNQSNPESHYRTTGPEIWEQTAGRVTHFVAGAGTGGTVSGVGKYLKEKNPAIRIIAGDPIGSIYTGHKTGAKVEGRPYKVEGIGGDKIPTTIWWDYIDEFRQASDRDALGMARRLAREEGMLVGGSAGLNVQLALELAREVDDPEACIVTILCDTGERYLSKVFNDEWMQENQLLDVPRLTVAELIARRSKGAPELVSLTGAAQVRQALNLMSTWGVSQIPVVENDECIGGLIEPTLMTRALSQPSLLDRPVREVMDPPFPVVDANFPVDRLPPMLTRENPATLVQRDGKLVGIVSRYDLLQQLIGTR
- a CDS encoding NUDIX hydrolase, which translates into the protein MLIKSTRVHTGRVIAVDVDQVQFPNGTQGTLDTIRHPGAAAVIPMLDPVTDPDPRILLIRQFRHAADGYIWEIPAGTLSPGEAPEACAHRELIEEAGYQAGTLTSLTQIFTAPGFTDESIHLYLATDLTPAEAAPEADEFITVHEFRWSAVGQMIRARGIRDAKSLTALMFVQSFLRA
- a CDS encoding YdcF family protein; translated protein: MSRRRRSPLRWVWRAILAAGICYLGIFAWIWRASRVDQRRAAGAIVVLGAAHYNGRPSPVLQARIDHAYALFGEGLAPSIVVTGGTHPGDSESEARVQRRSLVAAGIPEAVIVELPQGQSTEASIRALGDWADQARISSVLLVSDGFHLGRLRLEAYRVGLTAYTSPVTLSPIVPGSAREIRYLLLETLKIPYIWLRTIL
- a CDS encoding energy transducer TonB, giving the protein MRWLGIALLAVAVGCQREAAPGLTLPADRPSAIRRDETPVALDANPAIVYPEGPAAQRIGGTVMLRLFADTAGRIVPESTAIYESSGYPALDSAALESASKLRFAPALRDGTPTATRFLQPINFRAPPTGGPVP